The following DNA comes from Candidatus Peregrinibacteria bacterium.
GGTTTACGAATATCGATCGTCCTGGCTCTGGGACAACAGCGATAATGGCTATTTCTGTTGGAGCACTTTTCACCTTTTTGAATGCTCGTAAAAATGGATGGTAGATTCTTTACTTTTTTAAATATTAAATGGAGATATTACCAGAGCCTTTCGGCAGTAAAGTAAATGAAAAGTTAAAAAGCATGGAAAGCGATCCTGATTTTACGAGATGCCTTCAGGATCTTGCTATTGTCTTGGGTCATAAAGACTTTGCAAATGTGAGACGTCACCTCTGTTCGGGAATGAGCGGAAAACGAACGCCTGCGTTTAATATTACCAAGGCTATTTCCGAAGGAAATTGGAGAAATATTTCTGAAGCAATTATTGCCATGTGTATAAATTGGAGAAGAGTGGATCCAAATGAACCTATAGAAAATATGGTTGACACAATACTGGCAAATGCAGTACTTATTTGTGAAGGTGGTTATCAATACGATGCTGTAGAGAATGGTCTCGTTACGAAAAAAGATGTTGGTGGCAATTGCGCCGATGAAACGGTAAGACTCGGTTATTTAAATGAAGTTATCGGAAAAAATGGCAGAAGAATTGTTGTAAAAGGAGAAAGCCAGGGTGCTGAAGAAGAAGCAGGAAAATCAATATTTGAGAAAATAAAGGAATGGACACGAGAGTCTCTGAAAAGTGGGTTTTTGAGAGACACAATTGTGGCAGATTTATTGCAAGGCGATGGACTCGATTTTTTTGGATTATTTTCGAAAGAGAACAGAGAGAGAAGAAAAATAGCAAGAATACAAAAAAAAATGAGAAAAAAATACGAGCGTTCTAGTTTCATAAGACCACGGCGAAGGTAAAATATTTTCCCTTTTTATTGCTAAAAAAATGCAACCACAAAATAAAGAACATCTTTTTTTAGAAAATCGACGAATTTGGAACAGTGCTCCGTCGGGGGCACCGTCTGGTGCTTCTTCTGGCAGTGATGAAAATTCTCGTGAGGATATGCCCCCTCTTCCCGCTTCAAACGAAGATAAGCACAAATCGCCGGGATATTTGGGACGACAGTTTCGAAATATCCCCGAAACAATTCAGCAAACCGCAGAAGGAGCACTCTATGCGGGATATGGAATTGCTCAACCTTTTTTAGGAATGGCGGGGTATTCGGTCAACAATGTAAAACAGGCATGGGAAGATGTAAAACTGGTGGGAGGAACGAGTTGGGAATGGGCAAAATATGTGGGACGAGAAACACGAGAACTCACTTTTGGAACTGTTGGGCGAGTGGTGGGAGAAACACGAGATCGTCTTCAAACACTCTTTACAGAGAAAACAGGGATTCTTTCGTTTCTTCCCAAAAAAGCATGGCAAGCAGCACTTGTGGCGGCTTCACCTGTTATTGGTTTAGCGAAACAAGCAAAAAATTATATGACAGGTGATAAGAAGGCGGCAAATGATGATTTTTATCATCAGAATATTGCAGAGCGTTTTTATACCTCTTTTTCCTTGGGGGTAAGTAATATTTATAACGGAACACGAGATTCCTTGAATCAACTCTTTGTGAAAGGACCATATAGGGATCTTCTCTTGCCAACAATAAGTGGTGCTCAAAATGTTGGAATTGGAGTGGCAAAAGTAGGGGGGGTTATTGCTGGTGATGTGAGAGGAGCAATTCCTTTTGTGGGAGAAGACTACGGACCCTATAACTTCAACATCTCTCCAAAAAGAGATCTTCCGGCAGGAGCGTTTGACTCACCACCTCTTAATGATCCAATTTTTGATTCTTCTCCTGATGCAGATTATATGCCACGTGCTGCCTAGCATATCATTCAAAAATCTGTTATAATACCCTGAAACAAAAAACACAATGCTACAAAAATATTGTTTTTCTTTTCCGGTTTTTCCGCTCAGTCATTCTTTGTGGCGAGAAAAAAGAATGGTGTTTGCGAATGAAAAAGGAGAATCACAAAACTCTGAGAATTCTTCTACAGAAAATCCAAATAATGCTGATAGCAATTCCGGGCAAGCTAATTCTGATTCTTCATCTCCAGAAAACAATAATGGAGAAGATAGTTCTTCTGAAACTCAAGAAAACTCTCCTGAAACACAAGAGTATGATCAAAGAGCGCCACTTCCCACGCCTCGTGGTGTTGCTGAACGTTTTTTAGAACAGGCAACAGAAATTCATTCTGGCTTTCATCCACTTGGAAAATTAGGAAATGCTCTTACTGGTCGTGTCTGGAAAGCTTCTTCCAAAGCACGAGAAACAGAAATTGCCCTTCTCAATGCTACTGGAGACAGAACCGGACTTGTTGAAAGTGCACTTGCCACTTTCGAGAGAAATATTGGTTATTTTGGAGGAACAGCAGAAAAACAGATTCGTCAAATTGATACGGCAATACGAATTTTACAGGACTCATTGGGTTCGTTAGACAGAAAAATAAACAGTGTTGATCAAAAAATAGCGAAAATACGAGCGCATCGATTTAATATATCGAAATGGCGAGTCGATAAAAGAGCATACAGAACAGTAAAAACCGGCATTGAAACCGTGACCAGTGCTGGGAGATATGCTTTTGGAAATATAGAAGATCATGATTTTGAGGGGAAGGCAAATCGAGATGCTAAAACAACCTTAGAATCATTGCTCACAAAATATCGGCAAAAAAAATCTGAAATAGATACCCAAAGAAGCGAAAGCGCACAAAGAGATCAAGAAAAAGTACAAGATCTTTCTGAACTTTTTGGGAAAAATCCTGAAGAGGTAAAAATGATGTTAGGCTCTTTTTTCCAGTATAGAGATGGTACACCACGAGAACAATCAAATGAAATGTTAGGAACAATTCTTGTTTCGCCCGCATTTCCGTCTCAATTCAGAAACGCACGTGATTTCCTTTCTTCATTTGTAAATATTTTTTCTTCTGAAGAAAAAATATATATTTCAGGACTTTTCTCGAAGCAATCTCCAGAAAAAGCTATAGAATCCATTCTCAGTAAGAGTGATATTACTCAAAAACTTGATTCTGGACAAAAAAATATGCTTCAGCTTTTCCTTCTTATCGAAAAATGTTCAAAAGGAAATAAAGTGTATAAAGACTGGATTTTTGAGCTTATGAATGGCATGGGAAGTGCTCTTCGCTCTGAAGCGATTGAACAAGCGAGAAAAGAGAAAAATGCTTTTTTGAAAGAAAAAGAAACGGAACAAAAAGCATTGCAGAAAAAAATTAATGATTATTTTCAAAAAGGAAATTTTGGGGAACCAATTCAAGAGGGGAATCTTTGTGATATTTCTCTTCGTAGCGTTGGTGATCTCAAAAGTTGTTCAATAGAGAAGCTTGAAACATATCCTGATCATTCGGCGAAAATGATTTCTCTTGTGAAGAAAAAAGAATCAGAGAATCTTGTACGAGTTGTTCTTGATCTTGAAAAATCGGAAATAGTTCTTTCTTATTGGACAGATGATCAGGGGAAACATCGAGTTCCAGAAGGAACTGAAGGAGCAGAAAAAAGAATGACGAAAAGACCTCTGACTGATTTTCAGTCCATTTCTCACATTTGGTAATAGTATGAGCGAACTTGAAGAACTTATCGGTATTCTCTCTGAAATAGAGTGGATTGATGAAAATAAAAGGAAAGAAATCATTTCTATTCTTCAGGGAGGTCATCCATTTGAGGATGATTTTTTAGAGGAACTTGATGATATTCTGGCAAAAGAAGAAGAAGTTCAAGAAGAGACTCTTCGAGTACTTCAGCAGGAAAAGAAGGAAAAGGGTACAGAAATTTTTGAGGCGAAAAGAGAAGGGAAACAACAGTATTTTCAAGTGGTTCAACAAATGGAAAAGCAATGTCAGACTGCTTTTGATGAGTATAAAGAAGAAGAAAAAAAGGAATCTGCCGTTGTAGATGCAGAAATTGAAGCAGAAGAAAAAGAACAGGATAGTTTAGAGGCAGATGCTATCCGTGCGAACCTTCTCTCTCAACAGAAGAAGAACTAGATCAAAAAGAAGATGCTTCCCCCAAAGGAAAGCACAAGAATCGTTATAAAAAATATGTGTCGGAAGAGAAATCGAGAACCAAAAAGGAAAACAATTCCCGTTTTGACGAGTGTGTTTACTGCAACAGCGAGAAGTAATGTTTGCGCGGCAATTTCTACCGGAACTTCTTTTGTTCCAGCAAGGTTCGACATAGCGAGGGTAATGGCATCCACATCCGTGAGCCCTGCAATGGCTCCTGTGGCGAGTAGTCCGGCATCGGCAAAGAGAATGGATATTTTTTCGGAAAGCAGGAGAACAAGAAGAAAAAAGAGCCCAAAAGAGAGCGCAGATTTCATTTGGAATGGTTGACGCACTTCTACTGGAGCGTTTTGAGAAACATCAACTCGCTTTCTTCGAAAAAAGAAAAAAACAACAACTCCCAAAAGAAAGAGTCCCATACTGGCAAGTGGAGGGGCGACATGGAGAAGAAGGGCACTTTTTTCTTGTGCGACAATGGAAATTTCAAAAATTACTCGAAAGAACATAAGCGAAGATGCGAGCAAAATCGGGAGCAGAAACATATTCACCTCCTTTTTTCCTTTCGATTCTTGTGCCACGCCTACCGTGACGGCAGTAGAAGAAATAAAACCACCAACAATTCCAGAAAGCAGAAGACTGCTATCATTCCGAAAAAATTTCGAAAGAAAATATCCAATAAAACGAATAGCAACGACCAGCACAACCATCAGCCATACGGTTTGTGGTCGCCAATCGAAAAATCCAAAGGGGTCTGTCCAATGTGCGGGAAGGAGTGGAAGTACAACTGCCGAAATAATGAGAAACTTTAGAATAAGAAGTATTTCTTCGGTTTTCATGTTTTTCGCAAGCCGATGCAAACCAGTTTTCATAGTGAGGAGTCCTGTGAAAAGAATGCTCACTGAAATAGCGAGAAGGGTTTGTTCCATTGCGACAAGAATGCCAACACAAAAACTGGCAAGAAGCGAAAACTCAGAAGTGAGTCCAAAGCGTTTTTGGAAAAATCCCACAAAAATATGAGTAGAAAGCGAAAAAGAAATTGCTGAAACAAAAAGAAGAATAAGCGGAATAAGCGATTCAGTTATTTCTGAAAGAAAAAATCCGAGAAACCCAAGCGCTCCCATCATAGAATAGGTTCGCAATCCTCCGAGCTGTTTGTCGAACGGATCATCTTTACTCTGAAGACGTATTTCTCGCTCTAGTCCGATAAGCCCCGAAAGTCCTGCGGCAGTAAGAAATGAAATAAGAATAGTGGCAAAGTTTTCTGTCACGATGAAAAAAATCCCTCTATTCTATCATTTCTTTCGGAAGATTTCCATGGAGAAGCAGAAACATTATTCTATGAATCCTATTTCAACGCCAATTCTTTCTCTTTTTGCGGGCAAAAAGGAGAATGAGAAATCTGTTTCAAAGCAAGATGGAATTTCTTCTGCACGAAAAAAGACGGTAAAAAGAGAAATTGGTTTTCCGTTGAGCATCCAACGAATGTGTGTACGAATATCTTCTGCTGAAGCGAGTTGCAACAGGAATGAATGTTCTCCCCATATTTTTTGTTGCAATTCTGCGCGCAGAGCTTTTTTTTCTTCAACATCTAAGCCTGCGTGTTCTGCAAAACCTTCTTCAAAACGAGAAAGCGTTTCTGGCGAGACACACCAAAGCTGTTCTGAAAAATGAATTTCTGATTTTTTGAAGAAGTCATAGCGATAAAAAATCTGATCCTTTTCTCCTTTTTTCATCATCCAACCTTCAGTTCCTTTTTCGAACGAGTGATCAGAAAAAGTTATGGTGGCTTCTTGAAAATTTGGTGTCAAAATTCCTTCCACTTCTGGTTGCAAAAGAAGGCGCGGAGAAGTACCTGTGACATAATCGAATCCACAAAAGTTATTTTCAATGTTTCCTTGGAAAGAAAAATTTTCCAAAAATGATCTGTCATCCATAACAATGCATTCATTTGTTTCGAGTTTCCCTGTCCAAAAAGCGAGGATATCGAGAAGATCATCTGTCCATTTTTCTTCATTAAGAAGAGTCACTTCTGCTCGGCACTCAAAGAGAGATTCTTCTTCTTTGAGTGTGTATTCAGTTGTTCCTATGGAAGGAGTAATAGTGATATTTCCCGTTTCAATATTTGCTTTTTTCGAAAAAGAGGTGCTATTTGGACTCAATGTGGCGGAAGTCGCAGTTCCCCAGTTAATTCTATACCGAAGAGAGTAATTAGTATCGGAAAGTGTTTCGACCTTGAGAAAACAACCGGTACTCGTTGGCTCCGATTCGGGAAAAGAGGCGGTTTCGAAAGAAAGAGCTTCTTCTGAAACAGGGGGGAATATCTCCCTTACTGTGGAGGTACTGACATCTGAGGGGAGAAACAAGAGGGAAAAAATTTCTGAAGCGGCGGAAGATTTTTCTGCTTCGGAAGTATTTTTGAGAAGAAGAGTGTGTATACTCTGAATCATTGTTTTTGTTTCTTCGGAATACACTCCTGTGGTATCTAAAAAAGCATCAATGAGATTTTCTCGAGAAATACTTTCGAGCCCTTTCTGTGAGCCACCTATGTTTGTATTTCCCAAAAGAAAACGTTTCAGTCCTTCCGCAAGAATTGTTTTTTGAACAATGGTTTTAAGATCTTTTTGTGATGCTCCTATAGTAGGTTCTGTTTTTGCATAGAATGTATGGATTCCAGGGGTTCTTCCAATAATAACTGCCGCACTCGGAACACTCTTAAAATTATCAGAAAGAATATTCGAGTTTGGAGCATTTGCTGGATCGAGAAATTTTACTCCTACCATCTTTTCTTCGGAACATACAACAGGGCAGGTATCATCCTCTTCATTTGACCCAGCTCCTTTTACCTGAACAAGAGTCATTTCATTATTGGTTCCCACAAAAAATTTTTGACCAGAAAAAGAACGCTGTGCTTCTTCCCACGAGAGTGGGGTTTTGTAATACGCATCAATTACGACATCTTTTCCAATGAGTGACCAGAGAAGAGTGCTATATATTTCCGTTTGAAAAAAACCATTTTCATCGGCGTATCCCGCAGGAATACAAATTCCAGAATTTGGTGGAGATAAGGTATTTGATTTAGATTTTTTTTCTTCAAAGAGGTAGACCTGCACTTCAGAATACTGTCCTGCTGTTCCGCTAATTTTTTGAAGCTCTCCTTCTATAAGCTCCATTATTCCTGTTGGTTTTGTAATAATTGCTCGTTGCCACGCATAGCCATCACTCCCAGGAACAATATATTCTTGTCGCCAATCAGTGACGGTATGAGAGGTAATATCTGTATAACAATCACTCGGAATGTGAACACTGATCGTGCTGGTTGCGGTTTGGGAAGTATCTGCAGTATCGGTCACGGTGAGTATTGCGGTTCCCTCAAAAAATCCAATTGTTGGTGAGCACGATTCCCCAGGACTGGTGCAGAATGGTCCAAGAGTAATACCCGTCCCTCCAGAAGAAAGGGAAAATGTATACGAACCAGAGCCACCCGAAATGGTAATAGTCTCAATTTTTTTTCCGGCAAATACATCTTGTGTTTCTGGAGAAAGCGTCATTCCAAAGGTAATTGGCGGAAGAGCAAAAATGCCAAGTATCGCGCAAAAAAAGGCAAAAAAAGAGGTCTTCATGGATGATGGGAGGAAAAGGAGGCGAGGGCAATACGTATTCGCACAATACTTCGGGATTTTCCAAGTGCATCGAGTATTTCAAATGCTCCCGGAGAAAAAGCTTCTCCAGTAATAGCAACCCGAATAGGCCAGAGAATTTCTCCGTTTTTGTGTCCTCGTTCCCGAATTTCTGTAAGGAGAATTTGCTCAATCGTATCTCGATTCCACGAGTCCTCTGGAATGCTTTCGAGTATGGGAAGAAAGGTTTCGAGCGCATTTTGAGCAGAAGATTCATCAACCTTCATTTTTTGATGCGGAAACTGTTCAGGCTTTACGGAAAAGCGCTCTTCTGGAAGAAAAAAGAATTGCAGAAGACTGGGAAGTTCTCCGAGTGTCTTGAGGCGTTCATGAACAAGCAAAAGAGTTTTTTGAAAAAATTCATCTCCAAACTGTTTCCGTCCCTCTACAAAAAGCGGATCAGAAATAAGGAATGGTTCTGCGAGTTTTTTGAGTTCCAGAATTGTTTTTTGTCGAAGATACACTCCATTCATCCACGTGAGCCGATCAATATCAAATATAGCTCCTCCTTTTTGCACCCGATCAAGAGAAAAAACTTCCGTCAGTTCTTCTAGGGAAAAAATTTCTTTTTCATCCGCCGTATTCCAGCCAAGAAGCGCAAGATAATTTAAAAGTGCTTCTGGCAAAAATCCCTCTGCCAAAAAATCATCTACCGAAACCTTGTTTTTTCGTTTGCTCAATTTTGAGCGATCAGTATTGAGAATAAGCGGAAGATGCGCAAATGCTGGTGTTTTCCACCCAAATGCTTCAAAAATCAGAATTTGCTTTGGAGTATTGCTAATATGATCTTCTCCACGAATGATATGGGTGATGTTCATATCGTGATCATCTACCACAACTGCAAAATTGTAGAGTGCTGTTTCAAGAGTTTTGGCAATAACAAAATCCGAAAGTTCCCGAACATGAATAGAAACTTCTCCGCGCACAAGATCGGAAAATGGTATTTCTCCTCTTTCTTGAGGAACGCGAAAACGGATGACCGATGATTCTCCCCGTGCAATACGTGCTTGTGTTTCTTCTGCAGAAAGCATTCCGCATTTCCCCGAATATCGTGGAGGAAGTTTCTTTTGTTCTTGCTCTTCGCGTTCTGTCGCCAATTCTTCGGGCGTACAAAAGCAGTGATATGCTTTTTTTTCTTCTAAAAGTTGTTCGAGATGCTTTTGATACAGCGCTGTACGCTCCGTTTGGTAATAAGGTCCTTCATTCCATACTATTCCCATTTTAGTAAGTCCCGAGAGAATATTCTCTTCGTATTCTTTCGTGCTTCGTTCGCGATCGGTGTCTTCGAACCGAAAAATTATTTTTCCACCATGTTTTTTTGCAAATAGGTAATTGTAAAGACATGTGCGGACAGTCCCAATATGTAAGAGTCCTGTAGGACTCGGAGGAAAGCGAACAATAACAGCATCACTCATTTTTTTCTGGAGAAAAAACAAAAGAAAAATACCAAAAAAGCGAA
Coding sequences within:
- a CDS encoding glutamate--tRNA ligase, with protein sequence MSDAVIVRFPPSPTGLLHIGTVRTCLYNYLFAKKHGGKIIFRFEDTDRERSTKEYEENILSGLTKMGIVWNEGPYYQTERTALYQKHLEQLLEEKKAYHCFCTPEELATEREEQEQKKLPPRYSGKCGMLSAEETQARIARGESSVIRFRVPQERGEIPFSDLVRGEVSIHVRELSDFVIAKTLETALYNFAVVVDDHDMNITHIIRGEDHISNTPKQILIFEAFGWKTPAFAHLPLILNTDRSKLSKRKNKVSVDDFLAEGFLPEALLNYLALLGWNTADEKEIFSLEELTEVFSLDRVQKGGAIFDIDRLTWMNGVYLRQKTILELKKLAEPFLISDPLFVEGRKQFGDEFFQKTLLLVHERLKTLGELPSLLQFFFLPEERFSVKPEQFPHQKMKVDESSAQNALETFLPILESIPEDSWNRDTIEQILLTEIRERGHKNGEILWPIRVAITGEAFSPGAFEILDALGKSRSIVRIRIALASFSSHHP
- a CDS encoding SprB repeat-containing protein, giving the protein MKTSFFAFFCAILGIFALPPITFGMTLSPETQDVFAGKKIETITISGGSGSYTFSLSSGGTGITLGPFCTSPGESCSPTIGFFEGTAILTVTDTADTSQTATSTISVHIPSDCYTDITSHTVTDWRQEYIVPGSDGYAWQRAIITKPTGIMELIEGELQKISGTAGQYSEVQVYLFEEKKSKSNTLSPPNSGICIPAGYADENGFFQTEIYSTLLWSLIGKDVVIDAYYKTPLSWEEAQRSFSGQKFFVGTNNEMTLVQVKGAGSNEEDDTCPVVCSEEKMVGVKFLDPANAPNSNILSDNFKSVPSAAVIIGRTPGIHTFYAKTEPTIGASQKDLKTIVQKTILAEGLKRFLLGNTNIGGSQKGLESISRENLIDAFLDTTGVYSEETKTMIQSIHTLLLKNTSEAEKSSAASEIFSLLFLPSDVSTSTVREIFPPVSEEALSFETASFPESEPTSTGCFLKVETLSDTNYSLRYRINWGTATSATLSPNSTSFSKKANIETGNITITPSIGTTEYTLKEEESLFECRAEVTLLNEEKWTDDLLDILAFWTGKLETNECIVMDDRSFLENFSFQGNIENNFCGFDYVTGTSPRLLLQPEVEGILTPNFQEATITFSDHSFEKGTEGWMMKKGEKDQIFYRYDFFKKSEIHFSEQLWCVSPETLSRFEEGFAEHAGLDVEEKKALRAELQQKIWGEHSFLLQLASAEDIRTHIRWMLNGKPISLFTVFFRAEEIPSCFETDFSFSFLPAKRERIGVEIGFIE
- a CDS encoding MgtC/SapB family protein, with amino-acid sequence MTENFATILISFLTAAGLSGLIGLEREIRLQSKDDPFDKQLGGLRTYSMMGALGFLGFFLSEITESLIPLILLFVSAISFSLSTHIFVGFFQKRFGLTSEFSLLASFCVGILVAMEQTLLAISVSILFTGLLTMKTGLHRLAKNMKTEEILLILKFLIISAVVLPLLPAHWTDPFGFFDWRPQTVWLMVVLVVAIRFIGYFLSKFFRNDSSLLLSGIVGGFISSTAVTVGVAQESKGKKEVNMFLLPILLASSLMFFRVIFEISIVAQEKSALLLHVAPPLASMGLFLLGVVVFFFFRRKRVDVSQNAPVEVRQPFQMKSALSFGLFFLLVLLLSEKISILFADAGLLATGAIAGLTDVDAITLAMSNLAGTKEVPVEIAAQTLLLAVAVNTLVKTGIVFLFGSRFLFRHIFFITILVLSFGGSIFFLI